A single genomic interval of Drosophila virilis strain 15010-1051.87 chromosome 2, Dvir_AGI_RSII-ME, whole genome shotgun sequence harbors:
- the LOC6634848 gene encoding uncharacterized protein isoform X3 → MIMGRLTIWFLLGLTLIAVSNNVGFANADVGPSESECRPYIEKAIHELKTEDAKGVNDLDGDGIPDDQDDDIDGDGIPNDEDDDIDGDGIPNDKDDDIDGDGILNEDDDDIDGDGIPNDEDDDIDGDGIPNEKDDDIDGDGIPNDEDDDIDGDGIPNDEDDDIDGDGIPNDEDSDIDGDGIPNEKDNDIDGDGIPNQEDNDLDGDGLPNEKDEDLDGDGLVNHEDEDIDGDGTLNHEDNDLDGDGLPNDKDEDLDGDGKVNHEDEDIDGDGTLNHEDSDIDGDGVHNDEDHDVDGDGLSNSEEPQSMDIDGDGVPNSLDDDIDGDNKVNEKDEDMDGDGILNVHDNDMDGDGIPNVHDDSHELADDDDDDEEEEEEVKKRSKREVDAAPVVEIESTPSPAEEFPAEEEASKEEEQLAAEAEPEAVEEPAEEKEEEPEPAVSAEQVPVEEEPEAEASEEAKEADEPHAEETAIAADEDDEDTKPEDELLWEGVIPQNRRSRQHITELLLLDEEFNAREKATDNVAEIILRDIKKIYENAVKPLETLYKYRDLSNRHFSDPEIFSKPLILFMGPWSGGKSSILNYLTDNEYTPNSLRTGAEPSPAYFNILMWGNETEVLDGTQLAADYTFSGLQKFGQGLEERLRGLKLKNKLLEKVNIVEIPGILEVRKQVSRVFPFNDACQWFIDRADIIFLVYDPAKLDVGPETEAILDQLKGREYQTRIILNKADTVKPEELLRVQGALIWNISPLMSSAQPPLMYTTSLWTNPYQEGAPARLLLAQERAFLRDLRTAIDKRIEHKIASARRFAVRVRNHAKMVDCYLNTYYNHKTLFGNKKRISDDIIDHPQNYHIYEGLSTLTNISRYDLPDPEVYRDFFRLNPLYEFKKLSETCTYFRGCPITKLDLAIAYELPELAGKYKKMSEAALASIEAQALKAGATAEAEASHVQAEPKKTS, encoded by the exons TTGGGTTTGCCAATGCGGATGTCGGACCGAGCGAATCAGAATGTCGACCCTACATTGAAAAGGCTATACATGAACTGAAAACAG AGGACGCGAAAGGCGTCAACGACCTTGACGGCGATGGCATACCAGATGATCAGGACGACGACATAGACGGCGATGGCATACCGAATGATGAGGACGATGATATCGACGGCGATGGCATACCGAATGACAAGGATGACGACATCGATGGCGATGGCATACTCAATGAGGATGATGACGACATCGATGGCGATGGCATACCCAATGATGAGGACGATGACATCGATGGCGATGGCATACCCAATGAGAAGGACGATGACATCGACGGAGACGGCATACCCAACGACGAGGACGATGATATCGATGGCGATGGCATACCCAATGATGAGGACGACGACATCGATGGCGATGGCATACCCAATGACGAGGACTCTGACATCGACGGCGATGGCATTCCCAATGAGAAGGACAACGACATCGACGGCGATGGAATACCGAATCAGG AGGACAACGACTTGGATGGCGACGGTTTGCCAAACGAGAAAGACGAGGATTTGGATGGCGATGGATTGGTGAATCACG AGGACGAGGATATCGATGGGGATGGTACTTTGAATCACG AGGACAACGACTTGGATGGCGATGGCTTGCCAAATGACAAGGATGAAGATCTGGATGGCGATGGCAAAGTGAACCATG AGGACGAAGATATCGATGGAGATGGCACCCTCAATCATG AGGACAGCGACATAGATGGCGATGGCGTTCACAACGACGAGGATCACGACGTCGATGGCGATGGCCTGTCCAATTCCGAGGAGCCCCAGAGCATGGATATCGATGGGGATGGTGTGCCAAATAGCTTGGACGATGACATTGATGGCGACAACAAGGTGAACGAGAAGGACGAGGACATGGACGGCGATGGCATCTTGAATGTGCACGACAATGACATGGATGGCGATGGCATTCCCAATGTTCATGACGACAGCCACGAGCTCgccgacgatgacgatgatgacgaggaggaggaggaggaggtgaAAAAACGCAGCAAGCGTGAGGTCGATGCTGCCCCAGTTGTAGAGATTGAGTCAACGCCAAGTCCTGCTGAGGAGTTCCCAGCTGAAGAGGAGGCTTCcaaggaggaggagcagctaGCTGCAGAGGCTGAGCCCGAGGCGGTAGAGGAGCCAGCGGAGGAGAAGGAAGAAGAGCCAGAGCCAGCTGTGTCCGCGGAACAGGTTCCTGTAGAGGAAGAGCCAGAAGCTGAGGCATCCGAGGAAGCCAAAGAAGCGGATGAGCCCCACGCAGAGGAAACAGCAATCGCCGCAGATGAAGACGATGAGGACACCAAGCCAGAAGACGAATTGCTCTGG GAAGGCGTAATCCCGCAGAACCGTCGCAGCCGGCAGCATATCACAGAGCTCCTGCTGCTGGACGAGGAGTTCAATGCGCGCGAGAAGGCCACCGACAATGTGGCCGAGATTATCCTACGCGACATCAAGAAGATCTATGAGAACGCCGTCAAGCCTTTGGAGACCTTGTACAAGTATCGAGACTTGAGCAATCGCCACTTTAGTGATCCGGAGATCTTCTCCAAGCCATTGATACTGTTCATGGGTCCCTGGTCCGGCGGCAAGTCGTCCATTCTGAACTATTTGACCGACAACGAATATACGCCCAACTCGCTGAGAACCG gcgCCGAACCCTCGCCAGCTTACTTTAACATTTTGATGTGGGGCAATGAGACGGAGGTCTTGGATGGCACCCAACTGGCCGCCGATTATACCTTTTCGGGTCTGCAGAAATTCGGTCAGGGTCTGGAGGAGCGTCTGCGCGGCCTGAAGCTGAAGAACAAGCTGCTCGAAAAG GTCAACATCGTCGAGATACCCGGCATACTCGAGGTACGCAAGCAGGTGTCGCGCGTCTTCCCCTTCAATGATGCCTGCCAGTGGTTTATCGATCGCGCCGACATCATCTTTCTGGTCTACGACCCAGCCAAGTTGGATGTTGGCCCCGAGACGGAGGCCATACTCGATCAGCTGAAGGGGCGTGAGTATCAGACGCGCATCATACTAAACAAGGCGGACACCGTCAAGCCCGAAGAGCTGCTGCGCGTACAGGGCGCACTCATTTGGAACATCTCGCCGCTGATGTCGTCCGCCCAGCCGCCACTCATGTACACCACATCGCTGTGGACGAATCCCTACCAGGAGGGCGCACCGGCACGCCTGCTGCTGGCCCAGGAGCGCGCCTTCCTGCGCGATCTGCGCACTGCGATCGATAAGCGTATCGAACACAAAATTGCCAGCGCTCGTCGCTTTGCC GTGCGCGTGCGTAATCATGCCAAGATGGTGGACTGCTATTTGAACACTTACTACAATCACAAGACTCTGTTTGGCAACAAGAAGCGCATCTCGGATGATATCATTGATCATCCGCAGAACTATCATATCTATGAGGGTTTGTCCACGCTGACAAATATCTCGCGCTACGACTTGCCCGACCCGGAGGTTTACCGCGACTTTTTCCGTCTAAATCCGCTGTACGAGTTCAAGAAGCTCTCGGAGACATGCACCTATTTCCGGGGCTGTCCCATTACCAAGCTGGATCTGGCCATTGCCTACGAGCTGCCCGAATTGGCGGGCAAATACAAGAAAATGTCGGAAGCCGCATTGGCCAGCATTGAGGCACAGGCGCTAAAGGCCGGCGCGacggcggaggcggaggcgagCCACGTGCAGGCCGAGCCGAAAAAGACGAGTTGA
- the LOC6634848 gene encoding uncharacterized protein isoform X2 has translation MIMGRLTIWFLLGLTLIAVSNNVGFANADVGPSESECRPYIEKAIHELKTDGVRDGSGELQSDQPSRDDDDDDDEDAKGVNDLDGDGIPDDQDDDIDGDGIPNDEDDDIDGDGIPNDKDDDIDGDGILNEDDDDIDGDGIPNDEDDDIDGDGIPNEKDDDIDGDGIPNDEDDDIDGDGIPNDEDDDIDGDGIPNDEDSDIDGDGIPNEKDNDIDGDGIPNQEDNDLDGDGLPNEKDEDLDGDGLVNHEDNDLDGDGLPNDKDEDLDGDGKVNHEDEDIDGDGTLNHEDSDIDGDGVHNDEDHDVDGDGLSNSEEPQSMDIDGDGVPNSLDDDIDGDNKVNEKDEDMDGDGILNVHDNDMDGDGIPNVHDDSHELADDDDDDEEEEEEVKKRSKREVDAAPVVEIESTPSPAEEFPAEEEASKEEEQLAAEAEPEAVEEPAEEKEEEPEPAVSAEQVPVEEEPEAEASEEAKEADEPHAEETAIAADEDDEDTKPEDELLWEGVIPQNRRSRQHITELLLLDEEFNAREKATDNVAEIILRDIKKIYENAVKPLETLYKYRDLSNRHFSDPEIFSKPLILFMGPWSGGKSSILNYLTDNEYTPNSLRTGAEPSPAYFNILMWGNETEVLDGTQLAADYTFSGLQKFGQGLEERLRGLKLKNKLLEKVNIVEIPGILEVRKQVSRVFPFNDACQWFIDRADIIFLVYDPAKLDVGPETEAILDQLKGREYQTRIILNKADTVKPEELLRVQGALIWNISPLMSSAQPPLMYTTSLWTNPYQEGAPARLLLAQERAFLRDLRTAIDKRIEHKIASARRFAVRVRNHAKMVDCYLNTYYNHKTLFGNKKRISDDIIDHPQNYHIYEGLSTLTNISRYDLPDPEVYRDFFRLNPLYEFKKLSETCTYFRGCPITKLDLAIAYELPELAGKYKKMSEAALASIEAQALKAGATAEAEASHVQAEPKKTS, from the exons TTGGGTTTGCCAATGCGGATGTCGGACCGAGCGAATCAGAATGTCGACCCTACATTGAAAAGGCTATACATGAACTGAAAACAG ATGGTGTCAGAGATGGTTCCGGAGAACTGCAATCCGATCAGCCTAGTAgggatgatgatgacgatgatgatg AGGACGCGAAAGGCGTCAACGACCTTGACGGCGATGGCATACCAGATGATCAGGACGACGACATAGACGGCGATGGCATACCGAATGATGAGGACGATGATATCGACGGCGATGGCATACCGAATGACAAGGATGACGACATCGATGGCGATGGCATACTCAATGAGGATGATGACGACATCGATGGCGATGGCATACCCAATGATGAGGACGATGACATCGATGGCGATGGCATACCCAATGAGAAGGACGATGACATCGACGGAGACGGCATACCCAACGACGAGGACGATGATATCGATGGCGATGGCATACCCAATGATGAGGACGACGACATCGATGGCGATGGCATACCCAATGACGAGGACTCTGACATCGACGGCGATGGCATTCCCAATGAGAAGGACAACGACATCGACGGCGATGGAATACCGAATCAGG AGGACAACGACTTGGATGGCGACGGTTTGCCAAACGAGAAAGACGAGGATTTGGATGGCGATGGATTGGTGAATCACG AGGACAACGACTTGGATGGCGATGGCTTGCCAAATGACAAGGATGAAGATCTGGATGGCGATGGCAAAGTGAACCATG AGGACGAAGATATCGATGGAGATGGCACCCTCAATCATG AGGACAGCGACATAGATGGCGATGGCGTTCACAACGACGAGGATCACGACGTCGATGGCGATGGCCTGTCCAATTCCGAGGAGCCCCAGAGCATGGATATCGATGGGGATGGTGTGCCAAATAGCTTGGACGATGACATTGATGGCGACAACAAGGTGAACGAGAAGGACGAGGACATGGACGGCGATGGCATCTTGAATGTGCACGACAATGACATGGATGGCGATGGCATTCCCAATGTTCATGACGACAGCCACGAGCTCgccgacgatgacgatgatgacgaggaggaggaggaggaggtgaAAAAACGCAGCAAGCGTGAGGTCGATGCTGCCCCAGTTGTAGAGATTGAGTCAACGCCAAGTCCTGCTGAGGAGTTCCCAGCTGAAGAGGAGGCTTCcaaggaggaggagcagctaGCTGCAGAGGCTGAGCCCGAGGCGGTAGAGGAGCCAGCGGAGGAGAAGGAAGAAGAGCCAGAGCCAGCTGTGTCCGCGGAACAGGTTCCTGTAGAGGAAGAGCCAGAAGCTGAGGCATCCGAGGAAGCCAAAGAAGCGGATGAGCCCCACGCAGAGGAAACAGCAATCGCCGCAGATGAAGACGATGAGGACACCAAGCCAGAAGACGAATTGCTCTGG GAAGGCGTAATCCCGCAGAACCGTCGCAGCCGGCAGCATATCACAGAGCTCCTGCTGCTGGACGAGGAGTTCAATGCGCGCGAGAAGGCCACCGACAATGTGGCCGAGATTATCCTACGCGACATCAAGAAGATCTATGAGAACGCCGTCAAGCCTTTGGAGACCTTGTACAAGTATCGAGACTTGAGCAATCGCCACTTTAGTGATCCGGAGATCTTCTCCAAGCCATTGATACTGTTCATGGGTCCCTGGTCCGGCGGCAAGTCGTCCATTCTGAACTATTTGACCGACAACGAATATACGCCCAACTCGCTGAGAACCG gcgCCGAACCCTCGCCAGCTTACTTTAACATTTTGATGTGGGGCAATGAGACGGAGGTCTTGGATGGCACCCAACTGGCCGCCGATTATACCTTTTCGGGTCTGCAGAAATTCGGTCAGGGTCTGGAGGAGCGTCTGCGCGGCCTGAAGCTGAAGAACAAGCTGCTCGAAAAG GTCAACATCGTCGAGATACCCGGCATACTCGAGGTACGCAAGCAGGTGTCGCGCGTCTTCCCCTTCAATGATGCCTGCCAGTGGTTTATCGATCGCGCCGACATCATCTTTCTGGTCTACGACCCAGCCAAGTTGGATGTTGGCCCCGAGACGGAGGCCATACTCGATCAGCTGAAGGGGCGTGAGTATCAGACGCGCATCATACTAAACAAGGCGGACACCGTCAAGCCCGAAGAGCTGCTGCGCGTACAGGGCGCACTCATTTGGAACATCTCGCCGCTGATGTCGTCCGCCCAGCCGCCACTCATGTACACCACATCGCTGTGGACGAATCCCTACCAGGAGGGCGCACCGGCACGCCTGCTGCTGGCCCAGGAGCGCGCCTTCCTGCGCGATCTGCGCACTGCGATCGATAAGCGTATCGAACACAAAATTGCCAGCGCTCGTCGCTTTGCC GTGCGCGTGCGTAATCATGCCAAGATGGTGGACTGCTATTTGAACACTTACTACAATCACAAGACTCTGTTTGGCAACAAGAAGCGCATCTCGGATGATATCATTGATCATCCGCAGAACTATCATATCTATGAGGGTTTGTCCACGCTGACAAATATCTCGCGCTACGACTTGCCCGACCCGGAGGTTTACCGCGACTTTTTCCGTCTAAATCCGCTGTACGAGTTCAAGAAGCTCTCGGAGACATGCACCTATTTCCGGGGCTGTCCCATTACCAAGCTGGATCTGGCCATTGCCTACGAGCTGCCCGAATTGGCGGGCAAATACAAGAAAATGTCGGAAGCCGCATTGGCCAGCATTGAGGCACAGGCGCTAAAGGCCGGCGCGacggcggaggcggaggcgagCCACGTGCAGGCCGAGCCGAAAAAGACGAGTTGA
- the LOC6634849 gene encoding COX assembly mitochondrial protein 2 homolog, translating to MHTDLASHLHTPACNKLIEELKACHENHAFAKFIGICNTIDDQVVKCLKSERIARSAANRAKARERQARYKEKLQQGEAN from the exons ATGCACACAGATTTGGCATCACATTTACACACGCCGGCCTGCAATAAATTAATCGAGGAACTCAAAGCCTGTCACGAAAAT CACGCCTTTGCCAAGTTTATTGGCATTTGCAACACGATCGACGACCAGGTGGTCAAGTGCCTGAAATCCGAGCGTATTGCACGCTCCGCTGCGAATCGCGCCAAGGCCCGTGAACGTCAGGCCAGGTACAAGGAGAAACTGCAGCAGGGCGAAGCCAACTAA
- the LOC6634942 gene encoding protein BCCIP homolog → MSANKKTEAMTYEEADSSSDEEAQNNESNDKREHEEEEEDDDEDMKSEDSEESYSDVYKGTEELQVEFEGRAPIDPDAEGISQLLQRLFPRAEINCNQLAQLLIAQNFVGSVICQCLDDGPESETDDNMVEDDTIFGITSVLNLTAKKEQPVIEQLRKYLLERAEKHATKQVHKQLRELLHNEQSHVGFLINERFINIPAQISVPLLQNLQQEIETAKAKKMKFNFDTLLLLVKFHRNAAKKSTSDEDQYTNAEEELLVERSKFSFEFTVDAECDAGLADESPRAKKGVLKPYRKLLALDAKQLPQLINDIQAYINGE, encoded by the exons atgtCAGCAAACAAGAAAACAGAAGCAATGACATATGAGGAAGCCGACAGCTCCAGCGACGAAGAAGCTCAAAATAACGAAAGCAATGACAAGAGGGAacatgaagaagaagaagaagacgatgATGAGGATATGAAAAGTGAGGACAGCGAAGAATCTTACTCGGATGTCTACAAGGGCACAGAG GAGCTGCAAGTGGAGTTTGAAGGACGCGCTCCGATAGATCCCGATGCAGAAGGCAtttcgcagctgctgcagcgtctCTTTCCGCGCGCGGAAATCAATTGCAATCAGTTGGCCCAATTGCTTATTG CTCAAAACTTTGTGGGCAGCGTTATTTGCCAGTGCCTCGACGATGGGCCCGAGAGCGAAACGGATGACAACATGGTCGAGGACGATACCATCTTTGGCATTACCTCCGTGCTGAATCTGACGGCCAAAAAGGAGCAGCCCGTCATTGAACAGCTGCGCAAATATCTGCTGGAACGCGCCGAGAAGCATGCCACAAAGCAGGTGCATAAGCAGCTGCGCGAACTGCTGCACAACGAACAGAGCCACGTCGGCTTCCTGATCAACGAGCGCTTCATCAACATACCCGCACAGATATCCGTGCCGTTGTTACAGAATCTGCAGCAGGAGATCGAGACGGCCAAGgccaaaaaaatgaaattcaatttcgatacgctgctgctgctggtcaaaTTCCATCGCAATGCGGCCAAGAAGAGCACCTCCGACGAGGATCAGTATACCAATGCCGAGGAGGAGCTGCTGGTCGAGCGCTCCAAGTTCAGTTTTGAGTTCACCGTGGATGCCGAATGCGATGCGGGCCTGGCCGATGAGAGCCCGCGGGCCAAGAAGGGCGTCCTAAAACCGTACAGAAAACTTTTGGCGCTGGATGCCAAACAGCTGCCGCAGCTAATTAATGACATACAGGCCTATATAAATGGAGAATAG
- the LOC6634941 gene encoding protein Abitram — MATLEEDPLAPYYFQQEEQLICGQLVSPITDCYNAMMNYPSMVDRFFTRYYYIKAGAAYQLLYHSNRICLVCLAPTHPAYGEGIAKVSYNVGNVDRSQNVVKGKAKKGGMILQADTTLAVLTTDAGNTYKIPSCIRGKLVEVNTALLADAKQLQLAPEGAGYFAILLPKIENCDDIKASLLTQQQYEEQLKRGET; from the coding sequence ATGGCAACGCTTGAAGAGGATCCCTTAGCGCCGTACTACTTTCAGCAGGAGGAGCAGCTGATTTGTGGGCAGCTGGTGAGCCCCATTACGGACTGCTATAATGCCATGATGAACTATCCGAGCATGGTGGATCGCTTCTTTACACGCTACTACTATATCAAAGCCGGAGCTGCTTACCAGCTGCTCTATCACTCCAATCGCATTTGCCTCGTTTGCCTGGCGCCCACGCATCCAGCCTACGGCGAGGGCATTGCCAAGGTCAGCTACAATGTGGGCAACGTCGATCGCAGCCAGAATGTGGTCAAGGGCAAGGCCAAGAAGGGCGGCATGATACTGCAGGCGGACACAACGCTGGCCGTGCTCACCACAGACGCGGGCAACACCTATAAAATACCCAGCTGCATACGCGGCAAACTTGTCGAGGTCAACACGGCGCTGCTGGCGGACgccaagcagctgcagctggcgccGGAGGGTGCAGGCTACTTTGCCATCCTGCTGCCCAAGATCGAGAACTGCGACGATATCAAGGCCAGTTTGTTGACGCAGCAGCAATACGAGGAGCAGCTGAAAAGGGGCGAAACATGA
- the LOC6634848 gene encoding uncharacterized protein isoform X1, with protein MIMGRLTIWFLLGLTLIAVSNNVGFANADVGPSESECRPYIEKAIHELKTDGVRDGSGELQSDQPSRDDDDDDDEDAKGVNDLDGDGIPDDQDDDIDGDGIPNDEDDDIDGDGIPNDKDDDIDGDGILNEDDDDIDGDGIPNDEDDDIDGDGIPNEKDDDIDGDGIPNDEDDDIDGDGIPNDEDDDIDGDGIPNDEDSDIDGDGIPNEKDNDIDGDGIPNQEDNDLDGDGLPNEKDEDLDGDGLVNHEDEDIDGDGTLNHEDNDLDGDGLPNDKDEDLDGDGKVNHEDEDIDGDGTLNHEDSDIDGDGVHNDEDHDVDGDGLSNSEEPQSMDIDGDGVPNSLDDDIDGDNKVNEKDEDMDGDGILNVHDNDMDGDGIPNVHDDSHELADDDDDDEEEEEEVKKRSKREVDAAPVVEIESTPSPAEEFPAEEEASKEEEQLAAEAEPEAVEEPAEEKEEEPEPAVSAEQVPVEEEPEAEASEEAKEADEPHAEETAIAADEDDEDTKPEDELLWEGVIPQNRRSRQHITELLLLDEEFNAREKATDNVAEIILRDIKKIYENAVKPLETLYKYRDLSNRHFSDPEIFSKPLILFMGPWSGGKSSILNYLTDNEYTPNSLRTGAEPSPAYFNILMWGNETEVLDGTQLAADYTFSGLQKFGQGLEERLRGLKLKNKLLEKVNIVEIPGILEVRKQVSRVFPFNDACQWFIDRADIIFLVYDPAKLDVGPETEAILDQLKGREYQTRIILNKADTVKPEELLRVQGALIWNISPLMSSAQPPLMYTTSLWTNPYQEGAPARLLLAQERAFLRDLRTAIDKRIEHKIASARRFAVRVRNHAKMVDCYLNTYYNHKTLFGNKKRISDDIIDHPQNYHIYEGLSTLTNISRYDLPDPEVYRDFFRLNPLYEFKKLSETCTYFRGCPITKLDLAIAYELPELAGKYKKMSEAALASIEAQALKAGATAEAEASHVQAEPKKTS; from the exons TTGGGTTTGCCAATGCGGATGTCGGACCGAGCGAATCAGAATGTCGACCCTACATTGAAAAGGCTATACATGAACTGAAAACAG ATGGTGTCAGAGATGGTTCCGGAGAACTGCAATCCGATCAGCCTAGTAgggatgatgatgacgatgatgatg AGGACGCGAAAGGCGTCAACGACCTTGACGGCGATGGCATACCAGATGATCAGGACGACGACATAGACGGCGATGGCATACCGAATGATGAGGACGATGATATCGACGGCGATGGCATACCGAATGACAAGGATGACGACATCGATGGCGATGGCATACTCAATGAGGATGATGACGACATCGATGGCGATGGCATACCCAATGATGAGGACGATGACATCGATGGCGATGGCATACCCAATGAGAAGGACGATGACATCGACGGAGACGGCATACCCAACGACGAGGACGATGATATCGATGGCGATGGCATACCCAATGATGAGGACGACGACATCGATGGCGATGGCATACCCAATGACGAGGACTCTGACATCGACGGCGATGGCATTCCCAATGAGAAGGACAACGACATCGACGGCGATGGAATACCGAATCAGG AGGACAACGACTTGGATGGCGACGGTTTGCCAAACGAGAAAGACGAGGATTTGGATGGCGATGGATTGGTGAATCACG AGGACGAGGATATCGATGGGGATGGTACTTTGAATCACG AGGACAACGACTTGGATGGCGATGGCTTGCCAAATGACAAGGATGAAGATCTGGATGGCGATGGCAAAGTGAACCATG AGGACGAAGATATCGATGGAGATGGCACCCTCAATCATG AGGACAGCGACATAGATGGCGATGGCGTTCACAACGACGAGGATCACGACGTCGATGGCGATGGCCTGTCCAATTCCGAGGAGCCCCAGAGCATGGATATCGATGGGGATGGTGTGCCAAATAGCTTGGACGATGACATTGATGGCGACAACAAGGTGAACGAGAAGGACGAGGACATGGACGGCGATGGCATCTTGAATGTGCACGACAATGACATGGATGGCGATGGCATTCCCAATGTTCATGACGACAGCCACGAGCTCgccgacgatgacgatgatgacgaggaggaggaggaggaggtgaAAAAACGCAGCAAGCGTGAGGTCGATGCTGCCCCAGTTGTAGAGATTGAGTCAACGCCAAGTCCTGCTGAGGAGTTCCCAGCTGAAGAGGAGGCTTCcaaggaggaggagcagctaGCTGCAGAGGCTGAGCCCGAGGCGGTAGAGGAGCCAGCGGAGGAGAAGGAAGAAGAGCCAGAGCCAGCTGTGTCCGCGGAACAGGTTCCTGTAGAGGAAGAGCCAGAAGCTGAGGCATCCGAGGAAGCCAAAGAAGCGGATGAGCCCCACGCAGAGGAAACAGCAATCGCCGCAGATGAAGACGATGAGGACACCAAGCCAGAAGACGAATTGCTCTGG GAAGGCGTAATCCCGCAGAACCGTCGCAGCCGGCAGCATATCACAGAGCTCCTGCTGCTGGACGAGGAGTTCAATGCGCGCGAGAAGGCCACCGACAATGTGGCCGAGATTATCCTACGCGACATCAAGAAGATCTATGAGAACGCCGTCAAGCCTTTGGAGACCTTGTACAAGTATCGAGACTTGAGCAATCGCCACTTTAGTGATCCGGAGATCTTCTCCAAGCCATTGATACTGTTCATGGGTCCCTGGTCCGGCGGCAAGTCGTCCATTCTGAACTATTTGACCGACAACGAATATACGCCCAACTCGCTGAGAACCG gcgCCGAACCCTCGCCAGCTTACTTTAACATTTTGATGTGGGGCAATGAGACGGAGGTCTTGGATGGCACCCAACTGGCCGCCGATTATACCTTTTCGGGTCTGCAGAAATTCGGTCAGGGTCTGGAGGAGCGTCTGCGCGGCCTGAAGCTGAAGAACAAGCTGCTCGAAAAG GTCAACATCGTCGAGATACCCGGCATACTCGAGGTACGCAAGCAGGTGTCGCGCGTCTTCCCCTTCAATGATGCCTGCCAGTGGTTTATCGATCGCGCCGACATCATCTTTCTGGTCTACGACCCAGCCAAGTTGGATGTTGGCCCCGAGACGGAGGCCATACTCGATCAGCTGAAGGGGCGTGAGTATCAGACGCGCATCATACTAAACAAGGCGGACACCGTCAAGCCCGAAGAGCTGCTGCGCGTACAGGGCGCACTCATTTGGAACATCTCGCCGCTGATGTCGTCCGCCCAGCCGCCACTCATGTACACCACATCGCTGTGGACGAATCCCTACCAGGAGGGCGCACCGGCACGCCTGCTGCTGGCCCAGGAGCGCGCCTTCCTGCGCGATCTGCGCACTGCGATCGATAAGCGTATCGAACACAAAATTGCCAGCGCTCGTCGCTTTGCC GTGCGCGTGCGTAATCATGCCAAGATGGTGGACTGCTATTTGAACACTTACTACAATCACAAGACTCTGTTTGGCAACAAGAAGCGCATCTCGGATGATATCATTGATCATCCGCAGAACTATCATATCTATGAGGGTTTGTCCACGCTGACAAATATCTCGCGCTACGACTTGCCCGACCCGGAGGTTTACCGCGACTTTTTCCGTCTAAATCCGCTGTACGAGTTCAAGAAGCTCTCGGAGACATGCACCTATTTCCGGGGCTGTCCCATTACCAAGCTGGATCTGGCCATTGCCTACGAGCTGCCCGAATTGGCGGGCAAATACAAGAAAATGTCGGAAGCCGCATTGGCCAGCATTGAGGCACAGGCGCTAAAGGCCGGCGCGacggcggaggcggaggcgagCCACGTGCAGGCCGAGCCGAAAAAGACGAGTTGA